One Mesorhizobium sp. L-2-11 genomic region harbors:
- the nuoH gene encoding NADH-quinone oxidoreductase subunit NuoH, with amino-acid sequence MDTFVSFYVLPALLILLKSVVLIVVLLIFVAYILYADRKIWAAVQLRRGPNVVGPWGTLQAFADLLKFVFKEPVIPSGANKGVFLLAPLVSAVLAISAWAVIPVNEGWAIANVNVGILYVFAISSLEVYGVIMGGWASNSKYPFLGALRSAAQMVSYEVSIGFVIVTVLLCVGSLNLSDIVLSQQDGLGTRVGLPNTFLDWHWLSLFPMFVIFFISALAETNRPPFDLVEAESELVAGHMVEYSSTPFLLFFLGEYVAIVLMCALATILFLGGWLPPFDFAPFTWVPGLIWFVLKVCLVFFMISMVKAFVPRYRYDQLMRLGWKVFLPISLAMVVIVAAFLKITGFA; translated from the coding sequence ATGGACACCTTCGTCTCCTTCTACGTGCTGCCGGCGCTGCTCATCCTGTTGAAGTCGGTCGTGCTGATCGTCGTGCTGTTGATCTTCGTCGCCTACATCCTGTACGCGGACCGCAAGATCTGGGCGGCGGTGCAGTTGCGCCGCGGCCCTAACGTCGTCGGCCCATGGGGCACGCTGCAGGCTTTCGCCGATCTTCTGAAGTTCGTGTTCAAGGAGCCGGTGATTCCGTCCGGCGCCAACAAGGGCGTTTTTCTGCTGGCGCCTTTGGTTTCGGCGGTTTTGGCGATCTCGGCCTGGGCGGTGATCCCGGTCAATGAGGGCTGGGCGATCGCCAACGTCAATGTCGGCATCCTCTATGTCTTCGCCATCTCCTCGCTCGAGGTCTATGGCGTGATCATGGGCGGCTGGGCGTCCAACTCGAAATATCCGTTCCTCGGCGCGCTGCGCTCGGCGGCGCAGATGGTGTCCTACGAGGTCTCGATCGGCTTCGTCATCGTCACCGTGCTGCTTTGCGTCGGCTCGCTCAACCTGTCCGACATCGTGCTGTCGCAGCAGGACGGGCTGGGTACGCGGGTCGGCCTGCCCAACACCTTCCTCGACTGGCATTGGCTGTCGCTGTTCCCGATGTTCGTCATCTTCTTCATCTCGGCGCTGGCCGAAACCAACCGCCCGCCCTTCGACCTGGTGGAAGCCGAATCGGAACTCGTCGCCGGCCATATGGTCGAATATTCGTCGACGCCGTTCCTGCTGTTCTTCCTCGGCGAGTATGTCGCCATCGTGCTGATGTGCGCGCTGGCCACCATCCTGTTCCTCGGCGGCTGGCTGCCGCCCTTCGACTTCGCTCCCTTCACCTGGGTGCCGGGGCTGATCTGGTTCGTGCTCAAGGTCTGCCTGGTTTTCTTCATGATCTCGATGGTGAAGGCCTTCGTGCCGCGCTACCGCTACGACCAGCTGATGCGGCTTGGCTGGAAGGTCTTCCTGCCGATCTCGCTGGCGATGGTGGTGATTGTCGCCGCGTTCCTCAAGATCACGGGGTTTGCGTGA
- the nuoK gene encoding NADH-quinone oxidoreductase subunit NuoK yields MVVGIAHYLTVSAILFTLGVFGIFLNRRNIIVILMSIELILLAVNINFVAFSAALGDLVGQVFALFVLTVAAAEAAIGLAILVVFFRNRGSIAVEDVNMMKG; encoded by the coding sequence ATGGTCGTCGGCATCGCACATTATCTGACCGTATCGGCGATCCTGTTCACGCTCGGCGTGTTCGGCATCTTCCTCAACCGCAGGAACATCATCGTCATCCTGATGTCGATCGAGCTGATCCTGCTCGCCGTCAACATCAATTTCGTCGCCTTCTCGGCAGCGCTCGGCGATCTCGTCGGACAGGTGTTCGCGCTGTTCGTGCTGACGGTCGCAGCGGCTGAAGCGGCGATCGGCCTCGCCATTCTCGTCGTCTTCTTCCGCAACCGCGGTTCGATCGCGGTCGAAGACGTGAACATGATGAAGGGTTGA
- the nuoI gene encoding NADH-quinone oxidoreductase subunit NuoI codes for MSALAQAAKSLLLQDFVSAFFLSMRQFFAPKETINYPHEKGPTSPRFRGEHALRRYPNGEERCIACKLCEAICPAQAITIEAGPRRNDGTRRTVRYDIDMVKCIYCGFCQEACPVDAIVEGPNFEFATETREELYYDKDKLLANGDRWERELARNISLDAPYR; via the coding sequence ATGTCTGCTCTAGCCCAAGCCGCAAAATCCCTGCTGCTGCAGGATTTCGTCAGCGCCTTCTTCCTGTCGATGCGCCAGTTCTTCGCGCCGAAGGAGACGATCAACTATCCGCACGAGAAGGGGCCGACCAGTCCGCGCTTCCGCGGCGAGCACGCGCTGCGCCGCTACCCGAACGGCGAGGAACGCTGCATCGCCTGCAAACTGTGCGAGGCGATCTGCCCGGCCCAGGCCATCACCATCGAGGCCGGCCCGCGCCGCAATGACGGCACCCGCCGCACCGTGCGCTACGACATCGATATGGTGAAGTGCATCTATTGCGGCTTCTGCCAGGAGGCCTGCCCGGTCGACGCCATCGTCGAGGGGCCGAATTTCGAATTCGCGACGGAGACGCGCGAGGAACTTTATTACGACAAGGACAAGCTCCTGGCCAATGGCGACCGCTGGGAGCGCGAACTGGCGCGCAACATCTCGCTGGATGCGCCGTACCGATAG
- a CDS encoding NADH-quinone oxidoreductase subunit J, which yields MLNGLEAAFFYLFAFVAVASAFMVISARNPVHSVLFLILTFFNAAGLFMLTGAEFLAMILLVVYVGAVMVLFLFVVMMLDVDFAEMKEGALQYAPIGALVGLILAAELIVVLGGYTFAPQLAATVAKPTPDLAARSNTAALGDILYTDYLYYFQIAGLVLLVAMIGAIVLTLRHKPGIKRQSIAAQVGRTPATGMEIRKVKTGEGI from the coding sequence ATGCTGAATGGACTAGAGGCGGCCTTTTTCTACCTCTTCGCCTTTGTCGCGGTGGCGTCGGCGTTCATGGTCATTTCGGCGCGCAATCCCGTGCATTCGGTGCTGTTCCTGATCCTGACCTTCTTCAACGCCGCTGGCCTGTTCATGCTGACCGGCGCCGAGTTCCTGGCGATGATCCTGCTCGTCGTCTATGTCGGCGCGGTCATGGTGCTGTTCCTGTTCGTCGTCATGATGCTCGACGTCGATTTCGCCGAGATGAAGGAAGGCGCCCTGCAATACGCGCCGATTGGCGCGCTGGTCGGGCTGATCCTGGCGGCTGAGCTGATCGTCGTGCTCGGCGGCTATACGTTCGCGCCGCAGCTGGCGGCGACGGTTGCAAAACCCACTCCGGACCTTGCCGCGCGCTCGAACACGGCAGCGCTCGGCGACATCCTCTACACCGACTACCTCTACTATTTCCAGATTGCCGGCCTTGTGCTGCTGGTCGCCATGATCGGCGCCATCGTGCTGACGCTGCGCCACAAGCCGGGCATCAAGCGGCAGTCGATCGCCGCCCAGGTCGGCCGCACGCCGGCAACGGGAATGGAAATCCGCAAGGTCAAGACGGGCGAAGGAATCTGA